The following proteins are co-located in the Limanda limanda chromosome 5, fLimLim1.1, whole genome shotgun sequence genome:
- the LOC133001438 gene encoding protein NLRC3-like: FCRQCITSYWDQSGSSGDSSCPQCGQRSRTGAGDRGLQEVLDEHKLSVRRRCEHVTEGSDETGSRTLLNRIYTELYITEGQSEEVNTQHEVRQLETASKKKILHDTPIRCHDIFKASTDQQSSIRVVLTNGVAGVGKTFSVQKFTLDWAEGLENQDVGLLTVLSFRELNLVKDQQHSLLTLLRVFHPALQKLTAETLAVCKPLFIFDGLDESRLSLDFNHGELVSEVTQRSSVNVLLTNLIRGNLLPSALVWITSRPAAANQIPSTCVDRVTEVRGFTDAQKEEYFRRRFSNKKLCSRIISHIKTSRSLHIMCQIPVFCWISATVLEHMLTTEQRGELPKTLTDLYSHFLLVQTKRKNNKYGEGHETTPQQLTQADRDVLLKLGRLALKHLEEGNIMFYQEDLERCGLNVTEASVYSGLCTEIFRRESTKKN, encoded by the exons ttctgcagacagtgcatcacctcatactgggaccagtctggctcttcaggagactcctcctgtccccagtgtggacaaagatccagaacaggagctggag atcgtggtctgcaggaggttttagatgaacataagctcagtgtgaggaggagatgtgaacatgtgactgaaggaagtgatgaaacaggaagtagaaccctcctcaacaggatctacactgagctctacatcacagagggacagagtgaagaggttaatactcaacatgaggtgaggcagcttgagacggcttccaagaagaagatcctccacgacactcccatcaggtgccacgacatctttaaagcctccactgaccagcagagcagcatcagagtcgtcctgaccaacggcgtcgctggcgttggaaaaaccttctcggtgcagaagttcactctggactgggcagagggtttagaaaaccaggatgtgggtctgctgactgtgctttcgttcagggagctgaacctggtgaaggaccagcagcacagtctcctcacgctgctccgtgttttccatccagcgttacagaagctcacggcagagacgctcgctgtctgtaaacctttgttcatctttgacggcctggatgaaagcagactttctctggacttcaaccacggggagcttgtgtctgaggtcacacagaggtcatcagtcaacgtgctgctgacaaacctcatccgggggaatctgcttccctcggctctcgtctggataacctccagacctgcggcggccaatcagatcccttctacatgtgttgacagggtcacagaagtacgaggcttcactgacgcccagaaggaggagtacttcaggaggagattcagtaataaaaagctctgcagcagaatcatctcacacatcaagacgtccaggagcctccacatcatgtgtcaaatcccagtcttctgctggatcagtgctacagttctggagcacatgttgaccacagagcagagaggagagctgcccaagaccctgactgacctgtactcacacttcctgctggttcaaacaaagaggaagaacaacaagtacggtgagggacatgagacgactccacagcagctgacgcaggctgacagggacgttctgcTGAAGCTGGgcaggctggcacttaaacatctggaggaaggaaacatcatgttctaccaagaagacctggagcggtgtggtcttaatgtcacagaggcctctgTGTACTCAGGactttgtactgagatcttcagaagagaat CAACAAAGAAGAACTAA
- the LOC133001268 gene encoding uncharacterized protein LOC133001268 produces the protein MKTDYISPDRSINIFHCLTEMNDHSVHEQMKQFLTSENRSKEKLSEIHCSALAYMLQMSEEVLDELDMEKFNTSHQGRWRLIPAVRNCRKALLAGCELSGTQCEVVASALKSDPSHLRELDLSFNFYMQDSGVKLLCSGLESPNCRLETLRSLNPSSLFKLSFLLGHYLFKLSQFCSAHCPSVICPSPSLSVTSTSSTPFTCTHLLLITEKVSVNNMWTEAEHSSSSGFQNKTHSY, from the exons atgaagactgattacatttctcctgacagaagcatcaacatcttccactgtctgactgagatgaacgaccactcagttcatgagcagatgaaacagttcctgacgtcagagaacagatcaaaggagaaactctctgagatccactgctcagctctggcctacatgctgcagatgtcagaggaggttctggatgagttggacatggagaagttcaacacatcacaccagggtcgatggagactgatcccagctgtgaggaactgcaggaaggctct actcgctGGTTGTGAACTCTCAGGGACTCagtgtgaagtcgtggcctcagctctgaagtcagacccctcacatctgagagaactggatctgagcttcaaCTTCTAcatgcaggattcaggagtgaagctgctgtgttctggactggagagtccaaactgtcgactggagactctgaggtccttaaatccttcttcactcttcaaactttctttcttattgggtcattatttatttaaattgtctcagttctgctctgctcactgtccctcagtcatctgtccctcacccagcctgtcagtcacgtccacctcatcaactccattcacctgcactcacctgctcctgatcactgagaaagtgtcagtaaataacatgtggactgaggccgagcactcgtcctcctcaggttttcaaaataagacacattcttattga